Proteins from a single region of Choloepus didactylus isolate mChoDid1 chromosome 10, mChoDid1.pri, whole genome shotgun sequence:
- the AQP7 gene encoding aquaporin-7 isoform X3 has translation MVLGGNKFGSYLGVNLGFGFGVTMGVHVAGGVSGAHMNAAVTFTNCVLGRMSWRKFPVYVLGQFLGSFLAAATTYCMFYESLMHFSGGELTVTGPTATAGIFATYLPKHLSLWQGFFDEAVLTGLLQMCLFAITDKQNNPPPEGAQALVIGVLVTVIGVSLGMNTGYAINPSRDLPPRFFTFLAGWGQQVFSAGDSWWWVPVVAPFLGAFFGGALYLLLIGFNIPRELDSLEGSLIFEEQRTSALPKSSPDLPVASPLSPVSSAERAPALSAPPLNDPALPLEHL, from the exons ATGGTTCTAGGAGGGAATAAATTCGGGAGCTACCTTGGTGTCAACCTGGGGTTTGGCTTCGGAGTCACCATGGGAGTGCACGTGGCAGGGGGCGTCTCTG GAGCCCACATGAACGCGGCTGTGACCTTCACCAACTGTGTGCTGGGCCGCATGTCCTGGAGGAAATTTCCTGTGTATGTGCTGGGTCAGTTCCTGGGCTCCTTCCTGGCCGCGGCCACCACCTACTGCATGTTCTATG AGTCCCTGATGCACTTCTCGGGTGGAGAGCTGACAGTGACCGGCCCCACGGCCACTGCTGGCATTTTTGCCACCTACCTTCCCAAACACTTGTCGCTGTGGCAGGGCTTCTTTGATGAG GCAGTGTTGACGGGGTTGCTCCAGATGTGCCTCTTCGCCATCACTGACAAGCAAAACAACCCGCCGCCGGAAGGGGCCCAGGCCCTTGTGATCGGCGTCCTCGTTACCGTCATTGGGGTGTCTCTAGGCATGAACACAGGCTATGCCATCAACCCGTCCCGGGACCTGCCTCCCCGCTTCTTCACCTTCCTGGCCGGCTGGGGCCAGCAGGTCTTCAG TGCTGGGGACAGCTGGTGGTGGGTACCCGTGGTGGCGCCATTCCTGGGTGCCTTCTTTGGCGGCGCCCTCTATCTGCTGCTCATTGGCTTCAACATCCCCCGGGAGCTCGATTCGTTGGAGGGCTCCTTGATATTTGAAGAGCAGAGGACGTCTGCGTTGCCCAAGAGCAGCCCCGACTTGCCTGTGGCCTCTCCCCTCAGCCCCGTCTCCTCTGCCGAGAGAGCCCCTGCCCTGTCTGCCCCACCCTTAAATGACCCAGCGCTCCCCCTAGAGCACCTCTAA